A single region of the Candidatus Paceibacterota bacterium genome encodes:
- a CDS encoding helix-turn-helix transcriptional regulator, which translates to MKRHSAESQPAGRRANRIRSPVATEPAARNPAPRQGKTGQKKSHVVSVGVAAHGSGIFTPCAWAQIARSLDLSGRELQIVRGIFDDQTEFAIAGELGISPHTVHTHLSRLHHKLGVVTRTQVSLRVMAEFMGLTSAPGSRLPPLCGRRSAGECSFQR; encoded by the coding sequence ATGAAACGGCACAGCGCAGAATCGCAGCCTGCGGGCCGCCGTGCGAACCGCATACGCTCGCCAGTGGCGACGGAGCCCGCAGCCCGCAATCCTGCTCCCCGGCAGGGGAAGACGGGACAGAAGAAGTCCCACGTCGTGTCTGTCGGTGTGGCGGCACATGGATCAGGCATCTTCACACCGTGCGCGTGGGCGCAAATCGCCCGCTCCCTGGACCTGTCGGGCCGGGAACTGCAGATCGTGCGCGGCATCTTCGACGACCAGACCGAGTTCGCCATCGCCGGGGAGTTGGGCATCTCGCCACACACGGTGCACACGCATCTGAGCCGGCTGCACCACAAGTTGGGGGTGGTCACCCGGACCCAGGTGAGCCTGCGCGTGATGGCAGAGTTCATGGGCCTGACCTCCGCGCCGGGCAGCCGCTTGCCCCCGCTCTGCGGCCGGCGCAGCGCCGGCGAGTGCTCGTTCCAGCGTTGA
- the cobA gene encoding uroporphyrinogen-III C-methyltransferase, with translation MKPKGTVYLVGAGPGNAGLLTLRAAELLARADVVACDGPINSDVLTLAPQSAEIINGSRRATLAMPASNELVQLLISRARAGKTVVRLIGGDPFFFGGGGEEAEQLADAHIPFEVVPGVSSLVAGPNYAGVPLTHRQFASQLTLVAGHEDSAQSGIDWAQVAKTPGTKVIMLGKNPVGPIAESLVGHGLAPDTPVAVVGRGSTDLEQSVEGTLATIASLAAREKIGPPAMLVIGDVVKLRDKLNWFERRPLFGQRIVVSRAREQAGQLSRRLQELGAEVMEVPTIKLDPPTRRQNLVDALLELNAYDWLVFTSPNGVTKFFEYFFKQFHDMRDLGGARIAAVGPATAGKLKDLHLQVDLMPDEALGSEIAKAFAKFESIENLKICLLRAEVANRELPEALEQLGAIVDDIACYQTVPDTEDTTGAAASLLAIGADWVLFTSGSTVRNFHARFDLPALLRKFPQLKTAAIGPETSKALAELGLTPTLEAKHHTLDGLITTLLAAQK, from the coding sequence ATGAAGCCCAAAGGCACGGTCTATTTAGTCGGCGCAGGACCTGGCAACGCCGGATTGCTCACGCTGCGCGCAGCCGAACTGCTGGCGCGCGCGGACGTGGTGGCCTGCGATGGGCCGATCAATTCCGACGTCCTCACCCTGGCGCCCCAATCGGCCGAGATCATCAACGGAAGCCGGCGCGCCACCCTGGCCATGCCCGCCTCGAACGAACTGGTCCAGTTGCTCATCAGCCGGGCGCGCGCGGGCAAGACCGTTGTCCGGCTCATTGGCGGCGACCCGTTTTTCTTTGGCGGCGGCGGCGAGGAGGCCGAGCAACTCGCCGACGCGCATATTCCGTTCGAGGTCGTGCCGGGCGTCTCATCCCTCGTCGCGGGGCCCAACTACGCGGGCGTTCCGCTCACCCACCGCCAGTTTGCCTCCCAGCTTACACTGGTGGCAGGCCACGAAGACTCGGCGCAAAGCGGCATTGATTGGGCGCAAGTGGCGAAAACTCCGGGGACCAAAGTGATCATGCTGGGCAAGAACCCTGTCGGCCCCATCGCCGAATCGCTGGTTGGCCACGGTCTGGCGCCGGATACCCCGGTAGCGGTCGTCGGCCGCGGCTCGACGGACCTCGAGCAATCGGTTGAAGGCACCCTGGCGACCATCGCCAGCCTGGCCGCCCGGGAGAAGATTGGCCCCCCCGCGATGCTCGTTATCGGCGACGTGGTGAAGCTGCGGGACAAGCTGAATTGGTTTGAGCGCCGGCCGCTCTTCGGCCAGCGCATCGTGGTCAGTCGCGCCCGTGAGCAGGCCGGCCAGCTTTCGCGCCGATTGCAGGAACTTGGCGCCGAGGTGATGGAAGTCCCCACCATCAAACTCGACCCGCCCACCCGCCGGCAGAACCTGGTGGACGCGTTGCTGGAGCTCAACGCCTACGATTGGCTCGTGTTTACCAGCCCCAACGGCGTCACCAAGTTCTTCGAGTACTTCTTCAAGCAGTTCCACGACATGCGCGACCTCGGCGGCGCCCGCATCGCCGCCGTCGGCCCGGCCACGGCCGGCAAGCTCAAGGATCTGCATCTCCAGGTGGACCTGATGCCCGACGAGGCGCTGGGTTCCGAGATCGCCAAAGCCTTTGCCAAATTCGAGAGCATCGAGAACCTGAAAATCTGTCTCCTGCGCGCCGAGGTCGCCAACCGGGAACTGCCCGAAGCCCTCGAGCAACTCGGCGCCATCGTGGACGACATCGCCTGCTACCAGACGGTGCCGGACACCGAAGACACGACCGGGGCCGCGGCCAGCCTCCTGGCGATCGGCGCCGATTGGGTCCTGTTCACCAGCGGCTCCACGGTGCGGAACTTCCATGCGCGCTTCGACCTGCCGGCGCTCCTGCGCAAGTTCCCGCAGCTCAAGACCGCCGCCATTGGCCCCGAGACCTCCAAAGCCCTCGCCGAACTGGGCCTCACCCCAACCCTCGAAGCCAAACACCACACACTCGACGGGCTGATCACGACATTGCTCGCCGCCCAGAAATAA
- a CDS encoding hydroxymethylbilane synthase produces the protein MPVDKPITLATRGSALALAQANMVLAQCRAAFPRLTFELKIIKTTGDKLQAASLAQSGKGLPKGLFTKELEVALLKHRADLAAHSLKDLPTDLPAGLCLGAVGKRADVRDVLIYRDAAYLRAAEADKQAAEWSPGQSERRGFKPGLTVRDLPAGAVVATSSTRRKAQLLALNPGLKVPDIRGNVVTRLQKAAERAELDATVLALAGLTRLNFRVTPEGRLEGDAVPDGLLAAVLDVEMMLPCVGQGAVGIEIREHDERIAAICERLNHFNTRQCVLAERAFLAAMGGGCQSPVAAYAEVVDSRLRLRALSFAAGPVRRAEARRPLKEAVELGQQVAAELRA, from the coding sequence ATGCCTGTTGACAAACCGATCACCCTCGCCACCCGCGGCAGCGCCCTGGCCCTTGCCCAGGCCAACATGGTCCTCGCCCAGTGCCGCGCTGCCTTCCCGAGGCTGACGTTTGAACTTAAGATCATCAAGACCACCGGGGACAAACTCCAGGCGGCTTCATTGGCGCAGTCGGGCAAGGGCCTGCCCAAGGGCCTCTTTACCAAAGAACTCGAAGTCGCCCTCCTCAAGCACCGGGCCGATCTGGCGGCGCATAGCCTGAAGGACCTGCCGACCGATTTGCCCGCCGGCCTCTGTCTCGGCGCCGTCGGCAAGCGCGCCGACGTGCGCGACGTGCTGATCTACCGCGACGCAGCCTACCTCCGCGCCGCCGAGGCGGACAAACAGGCCGCGGAGTGGTCGCCCGGCCAGTCTGAACGCCGCGGGTTCAAGCCCGGCCTCACTGTCCGAGACCTCCCCGCGGGGGCGGTCGTCGCGACCAGCAGCACCCGGCGGAAGGCGCAGTTGCTGGCGCTCAATCCCGGGCTCAAAGTGCCGGACATCCGCGGCAACGTGGTGACTCGACTGCAAAAAGCAGCTGAGCGGGCGGAGTTGGATGCCACGGTACTGGCGTTGGCGGGGCTGACCCGCCTCAATTTCCGCGTTACGCCCGAAGGCCGGCTCGAGGGCGATGCCGTGCCGGACGGATTGCTGGCCGCAGTGCTCGACGTCGAGATGATGCTGCCGTGCGTCGGCCAGGGCGCCGTAGGCATCGAGATTCGCGAGCACGACGAGCGTATCGCCGCGATCTGCGAGCGGCTTAACCATTTCAACACCCGGCAATGCGTCCTCGCGGAGCGAGCGTTTCTCGCCGCGATGGGCGGTGGCTGCCAAAGCCCCGTGGCCGCGTATGCCGAGGTCGTGGACAGCCGGCTGCGCCTGCGCGCGCTTTCCTTCGCCGCCGGGCCGGTTCGCCGCGCCGAGGCCAGGCGGCCCCTTAAGGAAGCCGTCGAACTCGGGCAGCAAGTCGCCGCGGAGTTGAGAGCCTAG
- the hemA gene encoding glutamyl-tRNA reductase — MLVLVGLSHHTAPVTVREQFAFPDERMPGALLSLRESGVADEAVILSTCNRVELYAVTRLEPPRAFTALREFLVNCRNYRDPLTDEFYSFSEPQSLHHLFKVACGLDSMVLGETEILGQLKKAYDLALQNGHTGARLNKAFQRAFHVAKHVRTETNIQRGSVSVGSVAVELAEKIFSRLGDREVLVVGAGDTSEKTARALLSRGARSILVSNRSHDKAVALAHELGGEAVPFDNWAAEFARVDIVLSCTSAPHFILDRARLEPLMKLRRNRPLLLIDLAVPRDIEPEVNFVENVYLYNIDNLQAIADGYLKQRQAEVARCEQIIREKAEALLVHPHSPPPSSTTRLALNPDQSPLKLM, encoded by the coding sequence ATGCTTGTCCTCGTCGGCCTGAGCCATCACACCGCACCGGTCACCGTGCGGGAGCAATTTGCGTTTCCGGACGAGCGCATGCCCGGCGCTCTTCTGTCGCTTCGCGAATCCGGTGTCGCCGACGAAGCGGTCATCCTGTCCACCTGCAACCGTGTCGAGCTCTACGCCGTCACCCGCCTGGAGCCGCCCCGCGCTTTCACCGCCTTGCGGGAGTTCCTGGTTAACTGCCGTAATTACCGCGATCCCCTCACCGACGAGTTCTACTCCTTCAGCGAGCCGCAGAGCCTCCACCACCTCTTCAAAGTCGCCTGCGGCCTCGACTCGATGGTGCTGGGCGAAACGGAAATCCTTGGCCAGCTAAAGAAGGCTTACGACCTGGCGCTCCAGAATGGCCATACCGGCGCCCGGCTCAACAAGGCCTTCCAACGCGCCTTCCATGTCGCCAAACACGTCCGCACCGAAACCAATATCCAGCGCGGCAGCGTCTCCGTCGGTTCCGTCGCCGTCGAATTGGCCGAGAAGATTTTCAGCCGGCTCGGCGACCGCGAGGTGCTGGTCGTCGGCGCGGGCGACACCAGCGAGAAGACCGCGCGGGCACTGCTCTCGCGCGGCGCGCGCAGCATCCTCGTGTCCAACCGCTCGCACGACAAAGCCGTCGCGCTGGCCCATGAACTGGGCGGCGAGGCTGTGCCGTTCGACAACTGGGCCGCCGAGTTTGCGCGCGTGGACATCGTCCTCAGCTGCACCTCCGCGCCGCATTTCATCCTCGACCGCGCCCGGCTGGAGCCGCTGATGAAGCTCCGCCGCAACCGTCCCCTGCTGCTGATTGACCTCGCCGTGCCCCGCGACATCGAGCCGGAGGTTAACTTCGTGGAGAATGTCTATCTCTACAACATAGATAACTTGCAAGCCATCGCCGACGGTTACCTCAAGCAGCGCCAGGCGGAGGTCGCCCGCTGCGAACAGATCATCCGGGAAAAGGCGGAGGCGCTGCTCGTCCACCCGCATTCTCCGCCGCCCAGTTCCACCACCCGCCTCGCACTCAATCCCGATCAATCTCCCCTAAAACTTATGTGA
- the ccsA gene encoding cytochrome c biogenesis protein CcsA yields MDWFADRHLFLLAVVVYGLSMIYSVFLWRNGFRRDDRINYLLLLLAFGLHTAAMLQRGFRLDRCPVHNLYEATIFVMWSIVALYLALGLWTRLRFLGAFASPGLFALGVFALMPGLDAPAGARPELSPAWTSLHAALLSLSYGALGLSAVAALMFLTQERDLKFHKLHAIFSLMPPIQRLEVVVGRLLVAGFVLLTLGLAGGVVDLARLDNASAYRGDPKIVWSVGVWLLYLGLIVMRWKFAQGGRRFALSVVGSFLFVLLTFWGTNVLSPLHHP; encoded by the coding sequence GTGGATTGGTTTGCTGACCGACACCTCTTCCTGCTGGCTGTAGTCGTTTACGGCCTCAGCATGATCTACTCGGTGTTCCTTTGGCGCAACGGTTTCCGCCGGGATGACCGCATCAATTACCTGCTCCTGCTGCTCGCTTTTGGCCTTCACACCGCCGCCATGCTGCAGCGCGGCTTTCGCCTGGACCGCTGCCCGGTCCATAACCTCTACGAGGCCACTATCTTTGTTATGTGGTCCATCGTGGCCCTCTACCTGGCGCTCGGTCTCTGGACGCGGCTGCGCTTCCTTGGCGCATTTGCGTCACCGGGGCTTTTTGCCCTCGGCGTCTTTGCTCTGATGCCCGGCCTTGACGCTCCAGCGGGCGCCCGGCCCGAACTTTCTCCAGCCTGGACCAGCCTGCATGCCGCTTTGCTCTCGCTCTCCTATGGCGCGCTGGGCCTCAGCGCGGTGGCGGCCCTGATGTTTCTGACGCAGGAACGTGATCTCAAGTTTCACAAGCTGCACGCCATTTTCTCCCTCATGCCACCTATTCAGCGCCTCGAGGTGGTTGTCGGGCGACTGCTGGTGGCCGGCTTCGTGCTCCTGACCCTCGGGCTGGCCGGCGGCGTGGTGGACCTGGCCCGGCTCGACAACGCGAGCGCGTACCGTGGCGACCCAAAGATCGTGTGGTCCGTCGGAGTCTGGCTGCTCTACCTGGGGCTGATTGTGATGCGGTGGAAGTTCGCGCAGGGAGGCCGCCGGTTCGCTCTGAGCGTCGTTGGCAGCTTTCTCTTTGTGCTCCTGACCTTTTGGGGCACCAACGTGTTGAGCCCGCTACACCACCCCTAA
- a CDS encoding S8 family serine peptidase gives MTSYLHRRFALGAQSLALLFIITLALPMLLSAPARAADTFNWDTNRNRVTADIKSGSLLPLLKQIGSATGWQIFLEPDTTCTVSAKFDRLPPGEALRLLLRDLNFALVPQTNSASRLFVFRTTMQNATQSIRAGGPELSAHGGKIIPNELIVRLKPGANIDEIARLLGAKVIGRIDSLNAYRLQFEDAAAAEAALAQLTANPDVTSVESNFSLDRPAAPRSAGPLGSPPLNLQLKPPPADGRIIVGVVDTAMQPLCGDLNQFLLKPISVAGAAQPAPSAPTHGTAMAETVLRSVQAMTKGKTAVQILPVDVYGPNPTTSSFDVANGIVQAVNGGARIINLSLGSQGDSPILRSVVQDVRKQNIPVFAAAGNEPVTTPFYPAAYPEVTAVTAIDQGRVASYANRGSFVSLGTPGTSIVCHEGANYFVVGTSAASAFASGIAAGYLDATQNSVAQMQSFMQGSFGVQMGPGQ, from the coding sequence ATGACAAGCTACCTCCACCGCCGTTTTGCGCTTGGAGCGCAGAGCCTTGCGCTGCTATTCATTATCACCCTTGCCCTGCCGATGTTGCTATCGGCCCCCGCTCGCGCGGCCGACACCTTCAATTGGGACACGAACCGTAATCGCGTCACCGCCGACATCAAATCCGGCAGCCTCCTCCCGCTCCTGAAACAAATTGGCTCCGCAACCGGCTGGCAGATCTTCCTCGAACCCGATACCACCTGCACCGTTTCCGCCAAGTTCGACCGCTTGCCTCCCGGCGAAGCCCTGCGGTTGCTCCTGCGCGACCTGAACTTCGCGCTGGTTCCCCAGACCAACTCCGCCTCCCGGCTGTTCGTCTTCCGCACCACGATGCAGAACGCCACCCAGTCCATCCGCGCCGGCGGCCCCGAACTTTCCGCCCACGGGGGAAAGATCATCCCCAACGAACTCATCGTCCGCCTCAAGCCAGGCGCGAACATAGACGAGATCGCCCGGCTGCTGGGCGCCAAGGTCATCGGTCGCATTGACAGCCTCAACGCGTATCGTCTCCAGTTCGAGGACGCCGCCGCCGCGGAAGCGGCGCTCGCCCAGCTCACTGCCAACCCCGATGTCACTTCGGTGGAAAGCAACTTCTCGCTTGATCGGCCGGCGGCACCGCGATCCGCGGGTCCCCTGGGTTCGCCGCCGCTGAACCTGCAGCTCAAACCGCCGCCGGCCGACGGCCGCATCATTGTCGGCGTGGTGGATACGGCCATGCAACCGCTCTGTGGTGATCTGAACCAGTTCCTCCTTAAGCCCATTTCCGTGGCCGGCGCCGCGCAGCCGGCCCCGAGCGCTCCCACGCACGGCACCGCGATGGCCGAGACAGTTTTGCGCAGCGTGCAGGCAATGACCAAGGGCAAGACCGCCGTGCAAATCCTCCCAGTGGACGTCTATGGGCCCAACCCGACGACCAGCTCCTTTGATGTCGCCAACGGTATCGTGCAAGCCGTCAACGGCGGTGCGCGCATTATCAACCTGAGCCTTGGCAGCCAGGGCGACAGCCCGATTCTGCGCAGCGTCGTCCAGGATGTGCGGAAGCAGAACATCCCCGTCTTTGCCGCCGCCGGCAATGAACCAGTGACCACCCCGTTCTACCCGGCGGCCTATCCCGAGGTCACCGCCGTGACGGCCATTGATCAAGGCCGGGTTGCCAGTTACGCCAATCGCGGCAGCTTCGTCTCGTTGGGCACGCCCGGCACCAGCATTGTCTGCCACGAAGGCGCCAACTACTTCGTCGTAGGCACCTCCGCCGCCTCGGCTTTCGCCAGCGGCATTGCCGCCGGCTACCTGGATGCCACCCAGAATAGCGTCGCCCAGATGCAGAGCTTCATGCAGGGCAGTTTCGGCGTCCAAATGGGTCCGGGCCAGTGA
- a CDS encoding TIGR03790 family protein, whose product MNAHWRRVAGILLVCALDVRVWAGGSGLNVVVVVNQNSTNSVQLGNYYCEKRQVPPQNLLRASWSGGKIVWMKSDFESVILNPLRSMLAARQLTNQIDYVLLSMDFPYRVDNGGSAMASGTNSTTSALFYGFKTDYPPLVNPGSCSLPPASSNAYAGSEGLFRSVAPGSSRTNFLAVMLTASNLAQAKLVIDRAVACDGTFATQTVYLAKTTDLDRNIRYAQFDNAIFNARLRANYSIQRTNANPGSALGVILGLESGTGDRGLIGTSSFVPGALADNLTSWGGCIFEYSGQLSIIAFLNAGAAGCHGTVIEPCAYLAKFPSPQNHFYQARGFTMAECYYQSLTNPYQGLLLGDPLAAPFASFPAGAWNSLPADSLLKGTTNLSVQFTAADARHPVQQVDLFVDGTFAQTLTNIPPRTNNVLHLTLNGYPTNYTVPAAATIQSVASNLALRLNHTSYSNATKVKAFAYGDRVELRSLNRSKPGWQTTLTVSNSAGTASALTSFVVPSAGVFLDTIAYGMRGFTNIGSAPAIGAYLRITLTKTNGAVVTLGITNNVGGNTLPALTQGLVNMVNTNAALQGSDGVVAEDFMAYDPFTGQLNPRFNLRARSAGWDAAQFQASLSGSPAFTIQPAGTQKLEQNLADLQPRNHLYVNAGLTNLPLTFAFNTTTQADGYHELTAVAYEGSHVRTQKRVAQTVRIQNSPLSAAFTTLLGDTNSALEATLQFLVIANTNNISKIELFSTGGSRGSVLNQSNALFSVAGSDLGLGLHPFYALVTASNGKQYRTETKWIRLVGADSPFRVTVSAPPARLSWSAAAGRSYDILTATNVTNAFQLGATLTPTNSAARWTDTSPAASRRFYRVRTSH is encoded by the coding sequence ATGAATGCTCACTGGCGCCGCGTGGCTGGCATACTGCTGGTCTGCGCTTTGGACGTCCGGGTATGGGCCGGCGGCAGCGGCCTCAACGTTGTCGTCGTGGTGAATCAGAACAGCACCAACTCCGTTCAGTTGGGCAACTACTACTGCGAGAAACGACAGGTTCCACCGCAGAACCTCCTGCGCGCCAGTTGGTCGGGCGGCAAGATTGTGTGGATGAAATCCGACTTCGAGTCCGTCATTCTCAATCCCCTGCGCTCGATGCTCGCCGCGCGGCAGTTGACCAACCAGATTGACTACGTGCTCTTGTCCATGGATTTCCCGTATCGCGTGGACAACGGGGGAAGCGCGATGGCGAGCGGCACCAATAGCACGACGTCCGCGCTGTTCTACGGATTCAAGACGGATTACCCACCGCTCGTCAATCCCGGCTCCTGTTCCCTGCCGCCGGCCAGTTCCAATGCCTATGCCGGCAGCGAAGGTCTGTTCCGCTCCGTCGCTCCGGGCAGCAGCAGGACCAACTTCCTGGCGGTGATGTTGACCGCGAGCAACCTGGCCCAGGCCAAGCTGGTGATTGACCGCGCAGTGGCCTGCGACGGCACCTTTGCCACGCAGACGGTTTATCTCGCCAAGACCACCGATCTGGATCGCAATATCCGCTACGCCCAGTTTGACAACGCTATCTTCAATGCGCGTTTGCGCGCCAATTACTCCATCCAGCGCACCAACGCCAACCCGGGCTCTGCCTTGGGAGTCATCCTCGGCCTCGAAAGTGGAACGGGCGATCGCGGCCTGATCGGCACGAGCTCGTTTGTGCCCGGCGCCCTGGCCGACAATCTGACCTCCTGGGGCGGCTGCATTTTTGAGTACAGCGGCCAGCTCAGCATCATTGCGTTCCTGAACGCCGGTGCGGCAGGCTGCCATGGTACTGTCATCGAGCCTTGCGCCTACCTGGCTAAATTCCCTTCGCCGCAGAACCATTTCTACCAAGCGCGCGGGTTCACCATGGCTGAGTGCTACTACCAAAGCCTCACCAACCCCTACCAGGGCCTGCTCCTCGGCGACCCCCTCGCTGCCCCATTCGCCTCGTTTCCTGCCGGCGCCTGGAACAGCCTGCCCGCCGATTCCCTCCTTAAGGGCACAACCAATCTCTCCGTTCAATTCACCGCCGCTGATGCGCGCCATCCGGTGCAGCAGGTGGACCTGTTCGTGGACGGCACCTTCGCCCAAACCCTTACCAACATACCGCCACGAACCAATAATGTGCTGCATCTTACGCTCAACGGTTACCCAACCAACTACACGGTGCCCGCTGCCGCCACTATCCAATCCGTCGCCTCCAACCTCGCCCTGCGCTTGAACCACACTTCCTATAGCAACGCCACGAAAGTCAAAGCCTTCGCGTATGGCGATCGCGTCGAACTGCGGTCGCTCAACCGTTCCAAACCGGGTTGGCAGACCACCCTGACGGTCAGCAACTCGGCCGGGACCGCCTCCGCCCTGACGTCGTTTGTTGTTCCCAGCGCCGGTGTCTTCCTGGATACGATCGCCTACGGGATGCGCGGCTTCACCAACATCGGCAGCGCGCCGGCCATCGGCGCCTACCTGCGCATCACTCTCACCAAGACCAACGGCGCGGTCGTCACGCTGGGCATCACCAACAATGTCGGCGGCAACACCCTGCCGGCGCTCACCCAGGGGCTGGTAAACATGGTCAACACCAATGCGGCCCTGCAAGGCAGCGACGGCGTTGTGGCGGAGGATTTCATGGCTTACGATCCTTTTACCGGCCAGCTAAACCCACGGTTCAATTTGCGCGCCCGGTCCGCCGGCTGGGACGCCGCGCAGTTCCAGGCCAGCCTCTCCGGTTCGCCGGCCTTTACCATCCAGCCGGCAGGCACGCAGAAGCTCGAGCAGAACCTCGCCGACTTGCAGCCCCGCAACCATCTCTACGTCAACGCCGGACTGACCAACCTGCCGCTGACCTTCGCCTTCAACACCACCACCCAGGCCGACGGCTATCATGAATTGACGGCGGTCGCCTACGAAGGCAGCCATGTCCGCACACAAAAACGAGTCGCCCAAACCGTGCGCATTCAGAACAGCCCGCTCTCCGCCGCTTTCACCACGCTGCTCGGCGACACTAACTCCGCGCTCGAAGCCACGCTTCAGTTCTTGGTCATCGCCAACACGAACAACATCAGCAAGATTGAGCTGTTCAGCACCGGCGGCTCGCGCGGCAGCGTCCTCAACCAGTCGAATGCGTTGTTTTCTGTCGCCGGCTCCGATTTGGGCCTGGGCCTCCACCCCTTCTACGCGCTGGTCACGGCAAGCAACGGGAAGCAGTATCGCACGGAAACCAAATGGATCCGGCTGGTCGGCGCGGACTCGCCATTTCGGGTAACGGTCTCGGCGCCGCCGGCGAGGCTCTCCTGGTCCGCCGCCGCCGGGCGGAGCTACGACATCCTGACCGCGACCAACGTCACGAATGCCTTCCAGCTCGGTGCCACCCTGACGCCAACCAACTCGGCCGCGCGTTGGACGGACACCAGCCCGGCCGCGTCGCGCCGCTTTTATCGTGTGCGCACTTCGCACTGA
- the dusB gene encoding tRNA dihydrouridine synthase DusB — MRLGPLTLASNLFLSPLAGFTNLPFRLTVRELGGLGLATTDLVNARSLLERKPKALKLIETCPADRPLAVQLFGSVPEEMRDAAVLLESLGIAAVDVNMGCPVRKVCRVGGGSAMMTELGKTAGLVKGMVDAVKIPVTAKMRLGWDEENITAPDLARALEDAGVAAIFVHGRTRAQGFSGTVNLAGIRAVVWGLQRVPVVGNGDVTTPQAAKAMIDQTGCAGVSIGRGAFYNPWLFHHTVHYLKTGELLPEPAFDERVRVMCRHLDRMIEVFGETHGCRMFRKIAPWHARRFGPAKEFNHHVVRVSSRAEFLAVLERYRRWRGQFEDENGELKPRFRPAPLTASFMQAPGTASRGPIPLPKGPVEVW, encoded by the coding sequence ATGCGTCTCGGGCCGCTGACATTGGCGTCCAATCTGTTTTTGTCGCCTTTGGCGGGTTTCACCAACCTGCCCTTTCGCCTCACGGTCCGCGAGTTGGGCGGACTGGGCCTGGCGACGACCGATCTCGTCAACGCCCGTTCCTTGCTGGAGAGGAAGCCAAAAGCCCTCAAGCTCATCGAAACCTGCCCTGCCGACCGGCCCCTCGCCGTGCAATTGTTCGGGTCGGTGCCGGAGGAGATGCGTGATGCCGCGGTGCTGCTTGAGTCGCTGGGCATCGCGGCGGTGGACGTCAACATGGGCTGCCCCGTGCGCAAGGTTTGCCGCGTCGGCGGCGGCTCGGCCATGATGACCGAGTTGGGCAAGACTGCCGGGCTGGTGAAGGGGATGGTGGATGCCGTGAAGATTCCCGTCACCGCCAAGATGCGACTCGGGTGGGACGAGGAGAACATCACCGCCCCTGATCTGGCCCGGGCCCTTGAAGACGCCGGCGTGGCGGCGATCTTCGTTCATGGACGCACCCGCGCCCAGGGGTTCTCAGGGACGGTGAACCTCGCCGGCATCCGCGCCGTCGTGTGGGGGTTGCAGCGGGTGCCCGTGGTTGGCAACGGCGATGTGACCACTCCCCAGGCGGCCAAAGCGATGATCGACCAGACCGGGTGCGCCGGCGTGAGCATCGGTCGCGGCGCGTTCTATAATCCCTGGCTCTTCCACCACACCGTGCATTACCTGAAAACCGGCGAGTTGCTGCCCGAACCCGCCTTCGACGAACGTGTGCGCGTCATGTGCCGCCACCTCGACCGGATGATTGAAGTCTTTGGCGAAACACACGGCTGCCGGATGTTCCGCAAGATCGCGCCTTGGCATGCCCGACGTTTCGGCCCAGCCAAAGAATTCAACCATCACGTCGTGCGCGTTTCCAGCCGCGCCGAGTTCCTCGCGGTGCTTGAGCGCTACCGCCGCTGGCGCGGGCAGTTCGAGGATGAAAACGGCGAACTCAAACCCCGCTTCCGCCCGGCGCCTCTGACCGCTTCCTTCATGCAAGCGCCCGGCACAGCCTCGCGTGGACCTATTCCCCTCCCCAAAGGCCCGGTCGAGGTCTGGTGA